In Halapricum desulfuricans, a single window of DNA contains:
- a CDS encoding transcription initiation factor IIB, with product MHASGEQLCPECRGTLRTGEQETVCTDCGLVVETDRIDRGPEWRSFDEDERDRTGAPLTPARHDMGLSTEIGRDRNAPAKKRRRFARLRTQHHRANAPSKVARNRREAFIEIRRMVGRLSLPDPIRDRACVLFASAQEDDLLRGRSIEGIATAALYAICRIAGVSRTLAEVAAVSRVDRGRLKNCYGVLNRAFDLETGPIDPAEYLPRFASELGLETNVERRARELAARAADEGITSGRNPAGVAAACLYTAARESDVSLTQREAADVADVAAATLRDTYHQLR from the coding sequence ATGCACGCGAGCGGTGAGCAGCTGTGCCCGGAGTGTCGGGGGACACTCCGGACGGGGGAACAGGAGACGGTCTGTACCGACTGCGGGCTCGTCGTCGAGACCGACCGGATCGACCGCGGGCCGGAGTGGCGGTCGTTCGACGAGGACGAGCGCGACCGCACGGGCGCGCCATTGACGCCCGCCCGTCACGACATGGGCCTCTCGACCGAGATCGGTCGCGACCGCAACGCACCGGCGAAAAAGCGACGCCGATTTGCGCGGCTTCGCACCCAGCACCACCGGGCGAACGCGCCCTCAAAAGTCGCGCGAAACCGCCGGGAGGCGTTCATCGAGATCCGGCGGATGGTCGGCCGGTTATCGCTGCCCGACCCGATCCGCGACCGGGCGTGTGTCCTCTTCGCCAGCGCCCAGGAGGACGATCTCCTCCGCGGGCGCTCGATCGAGGGGATCGCAACGGCGGCGCTGTACGCGATCTGTCGGATCGCGGGCGTCTCACGAACGCTCGCGGAGGTCGCGGCGGTCTCGCGGGTCGATCGCGGCCGGCTCAAGAACTGCTACGGCGTGCTCAACCGCGCGTTCGACCTCGAGACCGGGCCGATCGATCCCGCGGAGTACCTGCCGCGGTTCGCGAGCGAACTCGGTCTCGAAACCAATGTCGAACGGCGGGCGCGCGAACTGGCCGCCCGGGCCGCCGACGAGGGGATCACGAGCGGACGCAACCCGGCCGGGGTGGCCGCGGCTTGCCTGTACACGGCCGCCCGCGAGTCGGACGTCTCGCTCACTCAGCGCGAGGCCGCCGACGTGGCCGACGTCGCGGCGGCGACGCTCAGAGACACCTACCACCAGTTGCGGTGA
- a CDS encoding HAD-IC family P-type ATPase — protein sequence MGFAGLIDPPRAGVSEAIEACSRAGIDVKMVTGDHAATARAISEQVGIDSDRVLTGEVVASLSDDELTARLRETAVFARITPAQKLRIVSLLQADGEIVAVTGDGVNDAPALKAAHIGAAMGISGTDVAKEASEMVLTDDNFATVYAAVEEGRTVFSNIRKATMFLLATGVALVLAILAAFSLAVAGVLPRGETGLFPLLLLPAQALWLNVVNNGIQDVALAFEPGEREQFERPPHRHDEGLLSQQLLERTVIVGVWLAALALAVFWYEFTNGAALGYAQTAALSTMVVSMALFLGTCRSESRSVLEKSPVSNPLLFAGTLTALAVHLLAIHAAPTQLLLGVEPIAVDTWIRILVLSPTVVLVAETHKRWRTSSRP from the coding sequence CTGGGGTTCGCGGGCCTGATCGATCCGCCGCGAGCGGGCGTCTCGGAGGCGATCGAGGCGTGCTCTCGTGCCGGCATCGACGTCAAGATGGTCACCGGGGATCACGCCGCGACTGCGAGAGCCATCTCCGAACAGGTCGGGATCGACTCCGACCGCGTGCTCACGGGCGAGGTGGTGGCTTCGCTCTCCGACGACGAACTGACTGCACGCCTCCGGGAGACGGCCGTCTTCGCTCGCATCACCCCGGCGCAGAAACTCCGGATCGTCTCGTTACTCCAGGCCGACGGCGAGATCGTGGCCGTCACCGGAGACGGGGTGAACGACGCACCGGCGCTGAAGGCTGCTCACATCGGTGCTGCGATGGGGATATCCGGCACTGACGTCGCGAAGGAGGCCAGCGAGATGGTCCTCACGGACGATAATTTCGCCACGGTGTACGCCGCCGTCGAAGAGGGCCGGACCGTCTTCTCGAACATCCGCAAGGCGACGATGTTCCTCCTCGCGACCGGCGTCGCGCTCGTGCTGGCGATTCTCGCTGCATTCTCCCTCGCCGTCGCGGGCGTGCTTCCGCGCGGCGAGACCGGGCTCTTCCCGCTGCTGCTCTTGCCTGCACAGGCGCTGTGGCTGAACGTCGTCAACAACGGCATTCAGGACGTCGCGCTCGCGTTCGAGCCGGGCGAGCGCGAACAGTTCGAACGGCCACCCCATCGGCACGACGAGGGGTTGCTCTCGCAGCAGCTCCTCGAGCGAACCGTCATCGTCGGGGTCTGGCTCGCGGCCCTCGCACTCGCCGTCTTCTGGTACGAGTTCACGAACGGGGCGGCGCTCGGATACGCCCAGACGGCCGCCCTGTCGACGATGGTCGTGTCGATGGCGCTGTTTCTCGGGACGTGTCGCTCCGAGTCGCGCTCCGTGCTCGAGAAGAGCCCGGTCTCGAATCCGCTCCTCTTCGCCGGGACGCTCACGGCACTGGCCGTGCATCTGCTCGCGATCCACGCCGCCCCGACGCAACTACTGCTCGGTGTCGAGCCGATCGCGGTCGACACGTGGATCCGCATCCTCGTTCTGTCACCGACAGTGGTACTTGTCGCCGAAACGCACAAGCGCTGGCGCACGTCCTCCCGGCCGTGA
- a CDS encoding DUF7860 family protein, translating to MGRYGDLDYSKLTRRGFALGVGLLVVGLLGEALGPAVVGSMPAWGHTLFLDLEILGIVVGLFAPLTFGIALPLTE from the coding sequence ATGGGACGATACGGAGACCTCGACTACTCGAAACTGACCCGGCGCGGATTCGCCCTCGGCGTCGGCCTGCTCGTCGTCGGCCTGCTCGGGGAAGCCCTCGGGCCCGCCGTCGTCGGATCGATGCCCGCATGGGGACACACGCTGTTTCTCGACCTCGAAATCCTGGGTATCGTTGTCGGACTGTTCGCGCCGCTGACGTTCGGTATTGCGCTGCCGCTGACCGAGTGA
- the tatC gene encoding twin-arginine translocase subunit TatC, producing the protein MGEGETSGADVPGEEPTPPSEPYDSDPRAYEPEPDQPGSLEGAPDDEELPLTAHIEEMFSRLLRVLVVMAVVSGIVFPFSEWLINFLWYSYIGPASADVCTQAADVAQSSACPRVYHPLGLILARLKVATLAGFVAALPVLVYESYLFMRPGLYPHERRYYLASVPTSLLLAFVGLLFAHIIVLPAIFTYFLFYSEGAAEIAFSLGQTFELMVLMLGFFAFVFQIPLFIMLAIMMGVTSRRWLADKRLYFWAGFATVAFIFNPDPTGMAPFIVTATMIVLFEGTLALLYWTGDGSLAPTLENATAARPYVWGTTALVGYLLSSFPMPGSYFGAIPASVFDALDSIGVLGYLPVLVALAIVGLFEGTLFALKRRATRRSFRAYLRLRSVRIPVLLGAIALGYFANPDPPLVSEAESIALPTVEVAAIVVSVIGLYELGLAIWRWRRPDRRS; encoded by the coding sequence ATGGGCGAGGGCGAAACGAGCGGTGCGGACGTCCCCGGTGAGGAGCCGACGCCGCCGTCCGAGCCCTACGACTCCGACCCGCGAGCGTACGAGCCCGAACCCGATCAGCCGGGCAGTCTCGAGGGAGCACCCGACGACGAGGAACTCCCGCTGACCGCGCACATCGAGGAGATGTTCAGTCGGCTGCTTCGCGTGCTCGTCGTGATGGCCGTCGTCAGCGGTATCGTCTTTCCGTTCTCGGAGTGGCTCATCAACTTCCTGTGGTACTCGTATATCGGTCCGGCGTCGGCCGACGTGTGTACGCAGGCCGCCGACGTGGCCCAGAGCAGTGCCTGTCCCCGGGTGTACCACCCGCTCGGGCTCATCCTTGCGCGGCTGAAGGTCGCGACGCTCGCGGGCTTTGTCGCCGCACTGCCGGTGCTCGTCTACGAGAGCTACCTGTTCATGCGCCCGGGTCTGTACCCTCACGAGCGCCGGTACTACCTGGCTTCGGTGCCGACGAGCCTGCTTCTGGCGTTCGTCGGGCTCCTGTTCGCCCATATCATCGTCCTCCCGGCGATCTTCACGTACTTCCTGTTCTACTCGGAGGGGGCCGCCGAGATCGCGTTCAGCCTCGGTCAGACGTTCGAACTGATGGTGTTGATGCTCGGCTTTTTCGCCTTCGTCTTCCAGATCCCGCTTTTCATCATGCTCGCGATCATGATGGGCGTCACTTCCCGGCGCTGGCTGGCCGACAAGCGGCTGTACTTCTGGGCCGGCTTCGCGACGGTGGCGTTCATCTTCAACCCCGACCCGACCGGGATGGCACCGTTCATCGTCACGGCCACGATGATCGTGCTGTTCGAGGGCACGCTCGCACTGCTGTACTGGACCGGCGACGGCTCGCTCGCGCCGACGCTTGAGAATGCTACGGCCGCCCGGCCGTACGTCTGGGGGACGACCGCGCTCGTCGGCTACCTGCTCAGTTCGTTCCCGATGCCTGGCAGCTACTTCGGCGCGATCCCGGCTTCGGTTTTCGATGCGCTCGACAGCATCGGGGTACTCGGCTACCTCCCGGTGCTCGTCGCACTCGCGATCGTCGGCCTCTTCGAGGGGACGCTGTTCGCGCTCAAGCGGCGGGCGACTCGGCGCAGCTTCCGCGCGTACCTGCGACTCCGCAGCGTCCGGATTCCCGTCCTGCTCGGCGCGATCGCGCTCGGTTACTTCGCCAATCCCGACCCGCCGCTGGTCAGCGAGGCCGAATCGATCGCGCTTCCCACGGTCGAGGTCGCAGCGATCGTCGTCTCGGTGATCGGGCTGTACGAACTCGGACTGGCGATCTGGCGCTGGCGACGACCTGATCGCCGGTCGTGA
- a CDS encoding HIT family protein, whose product MSEDCIFCGIVDGEIPGRTVYEDDAALAFLDANPLTMGHTLVVPKTHYERLEDIPAGEATDFYAALHEVVPAVEDAVDAPAATVAFNNGEAAGQEVPHVHAHVIPRSEGDGAGPIHVLFESRLDPTDPELDDVADAIADRL is encoded by the coding sequence ATGAGCGAGGACTGCATCTTCTGTGGTATCGTCGACGGCGAGATCCCCGGCCGAACCGTTTACGAGGACGACGCGGCGCTGGCGTTTCTCGACGCCAACCCCCTGACGATGGGACACACGCTGGTCGTCCCGAAAACTCACTACGAGCGCCTCGAGGACATCCCCGCCGGGGAGGCGACTGACTTCTACGCGGCGTTGCACGAGGTCGTCCCCGCGGTTGAGGACGCCGTGGACGCGCCTGCCGCCACCGTCGCGTTCAACAACGGCGAGGCCGCCGGCCAGGAGGTGCCGCACGTCCACGCCCACGTGATCCCGCGCTCGGAGGGCGACGGGGCCGGGCCGATCCACGTGCTCTTCGAGTCCCGACTCGACCCCACGGACCCGGAACTCGACGACGTCGCCGACGCGATCGCCGACCGGCTCTGA
- a CDS encoding DUF7089 family protein, which translates to MFAERSLPDAVDRIRATHAPDALVLDVERDFETLPPASAEQLGLFVDSLDPVSYPRSWLPADAPELLVEYASDTFTVGAPGDGGVAWTRQTDPPVVLVKPRLSGSPEAFVQFLLAEALVQVGLDVPEQFLGFFEDGYREFASAVAGRLDPADTYQLAAALYEGYLGLHTRPVFADWADGHARLHDAWVDAGERLQPRLSSLTSDVASGRTNFGDAAELACSAIKHDLELPTPFGALNTSAYREHGADYALKWAEKTLE; encoded by the coding sequence ATGTTCGCCGAACGATCGCTTCCCGACGCCGTCGATCGTATCCGCGCCACTCACGCACCCGACGCGCTCGTGCTGGACGTCGAGCGGGACTTCGAGACGCTCCCGCCGGCGAGCGCCGAACAGCTCGGGCTGTTCGTCGATTCGCTGGACCCGGTGAGCTATCCCCGCTCGTGGCTGCCGGCCGACGCTCCGGAACTGCTCGTCGAATACGCCAGCGACACGTTCACCGTCGGCGCACCGGGCGACGGCGGTGTCGCCTGGACGCGCCAGACCGACCCGCCCGTGGTGCTGGTCAAGCCGCGGCTGTCGGGCTCGCCGGAGGCGTTCGTTCAGTTCCTGCTCGCCGAAGCGCTGGTGCAGGTCGGACTCGACGTGCCCGAGCAGTTCCTCGGCTTCTTCGAGGACGGCTACCGCGAGTTCGCGTCGGCCGTCGCCGGACGGCTCGACCCCGCCGACACCTACCAGCTCGCGGCCGCGCTCTACGAGGGGTATCTCGGCTTGCACACCCGACCCGTCTTCGCCGACTGGGCCGACGGACACGCACGGCTCCACGACGCCTGGGTCGACGCCGGCGAGCGTCTCCAGCCGCGGCTGTCCTCGCTGACTTCGGATGTCGCAAGCGGCCGGACTAACTTCGGTGACGCCGCCGAACTGGCCTGCAGCGCGATCAAACACGACCTCGAGCTGCCGACGCCGTTCGGGGCGCTGAACACCAGTGCCTACCGCGAGCACGGGGCCGACTACGCGCTGAAGTGGGCCGAAAAGACGCTGGAGTGA